Proteins from a single region of Nocardioides anomalus:
- a CDS encoding amidohydrolase: MSFELDLLLRGADVYTMDPSRPRARTLGVWHGRVVGLDEQVAGLEAARTVDLTGATVLPGFHDAHVHTTSYGVAATQLELSDAGSTAEILERVARHAEGLSDGAWVIGVGYLDRSAPGRHPTCAELDRAGGGRPVWLTHRSGHMCAVSSAVLRLLPDPLPAGAVGYVHRDDAGAPTGLLEEAAMELVKEVVGPGSVAQMVAAIDVATAQYVTEGTTSITEAGIGCPGVDHSPLEIAAWQAAARSGQARTRAHLMVYNELFHDLPHHPDDPGRFGLDLGLHTGMGDDRVRVSAMKVWLDGAGTAGHAATGDDDSELVDDPVRLHRHVVEAHRSGWQVAAHAMGDRAVDVLLDALEAAGPTEEVRRRRHRVEHGGLIRPDQVPRLRRLGVVVAIQPVFIGEFGDALAEHFGAERVDWSIRAASLIDAGVVVAGSSDRPVAPGAPLLGVQAMLERRTASASTYGAEERLDVLTALRCWTRDAAYAAGVEHEVGTLASRRLADLVVLDADPTAVATTAIADIGVRATLVGGQAVHDPEALFGPAPSQTPTQEQP; the protein is encoded by the coding sequence GTGAGCTTCGAGCTCGACCTGCTCCTGCGCGGAGCGGACGTCTACACGATGGACCCCTCGCGTCCGCGCGCCCGGACCCTGGGCGTCTGGCACGGCCGGGTGGTCGGCCTCGACGAGCAGGTCGCCGGGCTCGAGGCGGCCCGGACGGTCGACCTGACCGGCGCCACGGTGCTGCCGGGCTTCCACGACGCCCACGTCCACACCACGTCGTACGGCGTGGCGGCGACGCAGCTCGAGCTGAGCGACGCGGGCTCCACCGCCGAGATCCTGGAGCGGGTCGCGCGGCACGCCGAGGGCCTGTCCGACGGAGCCTGGGTGATCGGTGTGGGCTACCTGGACCGCTCGGCGCCGGGGAGGCACCCGACCTGCGCTGAGCTGGACCGGGCGGGCGGTGGTCGCCCGGTGTGGCTGACCCACCGCTCCGGTCACATGTGCGCGGTGTCCTCGGCCGTGCTGCGGCTCCTGCCCGACCCCCTGCCCGCGGGCGCCGTCGGCTACGTGCACCGCGACGACGCCGGCGCGCCGACCGGCCTCCTGGAGGAGGCGGCGATGGAGCTGGTGAAGGAGGTCGTCGGTCCCGGGTCGGTGGCCCAGATGGTCGCGGCCATCGACGTCGCCACCGCGCAGTACGTCACCGAGGGGACGACCAGCATCACCGAGGCCGGCATCGGTTGTCCCGGCGTCGACCACAGCCCGCTCGAGATCGCGGCGTGGCAGGCGGCCGCACGCTCCGGTCAGGCCCGCACCCGGGCGCACCTGATGGTGTACAACGAGCTGTTCCACGACCTGCCGCACCACCCCGACGACCCGGGCCGCTTCGGGCTCGACCTCGGCCTGCACACCGGGATGGGTGACGACCGGGTGCGGGTCTCGGCGATGAAGGTGTGGTTGGACGGCGCCGGTACGGCGGGGCACGCCGCGACCGGCGACGACGACTCCGAGCTCGTCGACGACCCGGTCCGGCTCCACCGGCACGTCGTCGAGGCGCACCGCTCGGGCTGGCAGGTCGCGGCGCACGCCATGGGCGACCGCGCCGTCGACGTCCTCCTCGACGCCCTCGAGGCCGCCGGTCCGACCGAGGAGGTGCGCCGGCGCCGGCACCGTGTCGAGCACGGCGGGCTGATCCGGCCCGACCAGGTCCCGCGGCTGCGCCGCCTCGGCGTCGTGGTGGCGATCCAGCCGGTCTTCATCGGCGAGTTCGGCGACGCGCTCGCCGAGCACTTCGGAGCCGAGCGCGTCGACTGGTCGATCCGTGCCGCCAGCCTCATCGACGCCGGCGTCGTCGTGGCCGGGAGCTCCGACCGCCCGGTCGCCCCGGGAGCCCCCCTGCTCGGCGTGCAGGCGATGCTCGAGCGCCGGACCGCCTCCGCGTCGACGTACGGCGCGGAGGAGCGACTCGACGTCCTGACCGCGCTGCGCTGCTGGACCCGCGACGCGGCGTACGCCGCCGGCGTCGAGCACGAGGTCGGCACCCTCGCGTCGCGCCGGCTCGCCGACCTCGTCGTGCTCGACGCGGACCCGACGGCCGTGGCCACGACGGCCATCGCGGACATCGGGGTGCGGGCGACCCTGGTGGGCGGCCAGGCTGTGCACGACCCGGAGGCCCTCTTCGGACCCGCCCCCTCC